A section of the Leptospira kobayashii genome encodes:
- a CDS encoding putative bifunctional diguanylate cyclase/phosphodiesterase produces MRNEAENTSRTLEDSLYPILSQFPNSLQIFNWDGEFISVTERFARSLEYSQKEMVGRSLFDLIHEDDRDQSIDALTDLRDRKAIINFEHRLKTKSGEDVWIMWLAIPLSESQIIIAIDRDITIQKDISFEFILQQQKYKSIFDNLPMGIAITDAKGKIVETNRTARQYFDIQDGETLNRTLNLRKYTLLQPNGSKMYPRNSSLMRALKQKEVIRNMELGLIKDAKVTWFEILATPIPLDNFGLAVAFVDITQRKQAEEKIAYMAFFDQLTNLPNRNSLIDKFFPIFEEARRHENWVGVLAIDIDNFKFINDSRGHEFGDKVVQLMAYRLRESVRSYDLISRQGGDEFTIVLPDLMNERDAGVICESILDAMNHPFVIEGEQIFVNVSIGVALYPNDGKDSNSLLKNADSALNLAKQQGKSCYVFFTEELQTLVVQRLEIENQMRMALAKDQFTLFFQPKIDLQTYKPIGVEALIRWNHPERGMIPPDVFIPIAEETGMILSIGELVLKLAIQTLRLWREEGIEGVSMAVNISTKQFKHEKLISIIAENLRLFRVDAKDLEVEITESSLMENADAAVKTMKAIRELGATIAIDDFGTGYSSLGYLRRLPISCLKIDRSFVSEITIDKDSDTIVHAVANLAHNLGLSVVAEGAETKEQVERLIVDGIDSVQGFYFSRPLSGPDCIKFLKEKLGISD; encoded by the coding sequence ATGCGAAATGAAGCGGAAAATACATCTAGAACATTAGAAGACTCATTATACCCTATTCTATCTCAATTTCCGAATAGTCTGCAAATTTTCAATTGGGACGGAGAGTTCATCTCCGTCACCGAACGTTTTGCACGCTCTTTAGAATATTCTCAAAAAGAAATGGTAGGAAGGAGTTTGTTCGACTTAATCCATGAAGATGACAGAGATCAATCGATAGATGCATTGACCGACCTCAGAGACAGAAAAGCCATCATCAATTTCGAACACCGCCTGAAAACGAAATCGGGTGAGGATGTATGGATCATGTGGCTCGCGATTCCTCTTTCTGAATCGCAAATCATCATCGCAATCGACAGAGATATCACCATTCAAAAAGATATCTCTTTCGAATTCATCCTACAACAGCAAAAATACAAATCCATATTCGATAATCTTCCCATGGGCATCGCCATCACCGACGCCAAAGGGAAAATAGTGGAAACCAATCGCACGGCAAGACAGTATTTTGACATACAAGACGGAGAAACTTTAAACAGGACTCTGAACTTAAGAAAGTATACATTACTACAACCTAACGGAAGCAAGATGTATCCGCGCAATTCCAGTCTGATGAGAGCTTTGAAACAAAAAGAAGTAATCCGTAATATGGAACTCGGGCTGATCAAAGATGCAAAAGTAACTTGGTTTGAAATACTAGCGACTCCGATTCCTTTGGATAATTTCGGTCTCGCAGTAGCCTTTGTCGACATCACCCAAAGAAAACAAGCGGAAGAAAAGATAGCCTATATGGCTTTCTTTGATCAACTTACCAATCTTCCGAACCGCAATTCACTCATTGATAAATTTTTTCCCATATTTGAAGAAGCAAGAAGACACGAAAACTGGGTGGGAGTTCTCGCAATCGACATTGATAATTTCAAATTCATCAATGATTCCAGGGGCCATGAGTTCGGAGACAAAGTCGTTCAACTCATGGCATACCGCCTAAGAGAAAGCGTACGATCCTATGATTTGATCTCCCGCCAAGGAGGGGATGAATTTACAATCGTTCTGCCCGACCTTATGAATGAGAGGGACGCGGGAGTCATTTGCGAAAGCATTCTCGATGCGATGAATCATCCTTTTGTCATCGAAGGAGAGCAGATATTCGTTAACGTATCCATCGGTGTCGCTTTGTACCCGAATGATGGGAAAGATTCCAATTCTCTTTTGAAAAATGCTGATAGCGCTCTAAACCTGGCAAAACAACAGGGGAAAAGTTGTTATGTATTCTTTACGGAAGAGTTACAGACGTTAGTTGTTCAAAGACTGGAAATCGAAAACCAGATGAGAATGGCTCTCGCAAAGGACCAGTTCACATTATTCTTCCAACCAAAGATCGATCTGCAAACCTACAAACCGATCGGAGTGGAAGCTCTCATCCGATGGAATCATCCGGAAAGAGGAATGATTCCCCCCGATGTTTTTATTCCTATCGCGGAAGAAACCGGAATGATTCTCTCTATCGGAGAGCTGGTTCTCAAACTTGCCATCCAGACTTTGCGACTCTGGAGAGAAGAAGGGATCGAGGGAGTCAGCATGGCGGTCAATATTTCTACCAAACAGTTCAAACATGAAAAATTGATTTCCATCATCGCTGAAAATCTACGCCTCTTCCGGGTGGATGCCAAAGACCTCGAAGTGGAAATTACGGAAAGTTCCCTTATGGAAAATGCGGACGCCGCAGTGAAAACCATGAAAGCAATTCGTGAACTGGGGGCTACGATTGCGATCGACGATTTCGGAACTGGATACAGTTCTCTCGGATATTTAAGACGTCTTCCTATCTCTTGCCTGAAAATCGACCGTTCCTTCGTTTCCGAAATTACGATCGACAAAGACTCCGATACGATCGTCCATGCGGTTGCCAATCTGGCGCATAACTTAGGTTTGAGTGTAGTCGCGGAAGGTGCGGAAACTAAGGAACAAGTGGAAAGATTGATTGTGGATGGAATCGATTCCGTTCAGGGCTTTTACTTTTCAAGACCCCTTTCCGGTCCCGATTGTATCAAATTTCTTAAGGAAAAGCTCGGAATTTCGGATTGA
- a CDS encoding amidohydrolase family protein, whose amino-acid sequence MGKIAGRIVTHTEEFKGTVVFDETAGLIKEVKKSVDPDARLFGDECVIFPGFGDIHIHAREDVSGKHCYKEDFVSAGNAGINGAVLHVADMPNNPVPPIDDKSYEEKLALTKKSPIHITLYAGIGPTTKPLLKKVPYKVFMGPSIGELFFEDNISLENTIRHYQGQDVSFHCEDPEILTENKNKPTHEERRPKEAETLATDFALSLIEKYDLKGKLCHYSTKDGLNKIIDAKKRGVNVTCEVTPTHLMFDTSMLTDDNRSWFQMNPPLRGKEDREAMVKGILDGHIDFLATDHAPHSIEEKKKGTSGISQLDTYGLFVTYMINVLNIPLQTIARICAKNPGDFVKQYLPEKFGSGFGEIKEGYAANFSVLNLKKPFVFEKSMIKSKSGWSPFEGFEFPGSIEAVYFLGKDLHAK is encoded by the coding sequence ATGGGAAAAATCGCAGGTAGAATCGTAACACATACGGAAGAATTCAAAGGCACGGTTGTTTTTGACGAAACCGCAGGGCTAATCAAAGAAGTAAAAAAATCCGTTGATCCCGATGCACGTTTGTTTGGTGATGAGTGTGTGATATTTCCGGGATTCGGTGATATTCACATTCACGCACGCGAAGATGTCAGTGGAAAACATTGTTATAAGGAAGATTTTGTCTCAGCAGGAAATGCAGGAATAAACGGAGCGGTTTTGCATGTTGCCGATATGCCGAATAATCCCGTTCCGCCGATTGATGACAAGAGTTACGAAGAGAAACTCGCGCTTACTAAAAAATCACCGATACATATCACTCTTTATGCGGGAATCGGTCCTACCACCAAACCTTTATTAAAGAAAGTTCCCTATAAAGTTTTTATGGGACCTTCCATAGGAGAATTGTTTTTTGAAGACAACATCAGTCTCGAAAATACAATTCGGCATTACCAGGGACAGGATGTGAGTTTTCATTGCGAAGATCCAGAGATACTGACGGAAAACAAAAATAAACCCACTCACGAAGAACGTAGACCGAAAGAAGCCGAAACACTTGCGACCGACTTTGCACTTTCCCTGATTGAAAAATACGATCTCAAGGGAAAACTTTGCCACTATTCCACCAAAGACGGCCTGAATAAAATCATAGATGCAAAAAAACGAGGTGTGAATGTTACCTGTGAAGTAACACCGACTCACCTTATGTTCGATACTTCCATGCTAACGGATGATAATCGAAGCTGGTTTCAAATGAACCCCCCTCTTCGCGGCAAAGAAGATAGGGAAGCAATGGTAAAAGGGATACTAGACGGTCATATCGATTTTCTCGCGACGGACCACGCTCCTCATAGTATAGAAGAAAAGAAAAAAGGAACAAGCGGAATTTCACAATTGGATACTTACGGATTATTTGTAACTTATATGATAAATGTTCTTAACATTCCTTTGCAAACGATTGCAAGAATCTGTGCAAAAAATCCTGGAGATTTTGTCAAACAGTATTTACCGGAAAAGTTCGGATCGGGCTTTGGCGAGATTAAAGAAGGTTATGCGGCAAATTTTTCCGTTTTAAATTTAAAAAAGCCTTTTGTCTTTGAGAAAAGCATGATAAAAAGTAAGTCCGGTTGGTCACCTTTTGAGGGATTCGAGTTCCCCGGATCGATCGAAGCAGTTTATTTTTTAGGCAAAGATTTGCATGCGAAATGA
- a CDS encoding RecQ family ATP-dependent DNA helicase codes for MDLLTSLHSQFGFSQFRSGQKEAIESVLAGNDTLAILPTGAGKSLIYQLPASLQKDKLTLVISPLIALMKDQTESLLSKGIPAAFCNSTQDELVQMKTIAQAVNGSLRVLLISPERALSPSFLKVFKEMNLFSLVVDEAHCVSQWGHDFRPEYRQLHFLRERHPSPNFPILALTATATEKVRTDVQAALGMKFPKMVLSTFFRPNLKFSVEYPNTERDKADRLFELLEPWKDDKKFAGRTIVYCATRKKTDEVFELLKDFGFTAGKYHAGRTDGIRERTQNAYTGGKVPILVATNAFGMGMDQPDVRLVVHYQVPASLEAYYQEAGRAGRDNKPADCVLFYKNADVATQAFMISKESNFKGGDSLLKHIKDYANQEKCRQVQLCEYFGESIEPCGSCDICSHSTNGKDRKDFLHAEEIKQRKKEEKRTYEFDPNEEEWILNFLAEHPGVFGKTIIAKTLAGKTTKDVLRYRMERNPFHAKLKHIPEEAIIAKLESWTEQRKILVAGSKYPKLYLPQFSPVKKRIGKEGDSESLVKKTKTPTVNSQILRELMNYRDRKSRQLKWKKFMVFQNPVLKRIAERKPRTLSELEATKGIGPAKVEKFGSEILEILEKWR; via the coding sequence TTGGATCTTTTAACTTCACTTCATTCTCAATTTGGCTTCAGCCAGTTTCGCTCCGGTCAAAAGGAAGCGATCGAATCCGTTCTTGCCGGCAATGATACTCTTGCCATTCTTCCTACGGGAGCGGGCAAATCCCTTATCTACCAATTGCCGGCAAGTCTCCAAAAAGACAAACTAACTCTTGTTATTTCTCCTTTGATCGCACTTATGAAAGACCAGACGGAGAGCCTCCTCTCCAAAGGAATACCGGCCGCATTTTGCAATTCCACGCAAGACGAATTGGTGCAGATGAAAACGATAGCACAGGCGGTAAACGGATCTTTGCGTGTTCTTCTGATTTCCCCCGAGAGAGCGCTCTCCCCGAGTTTTCTAAAAGTATTCAAAGAAATGAATTTATTTTCTCTCGTTGTAGATGAAGCACATTGTGTTTCTCAATGGGGACATGACTTCCGTCCCGAGTACAGACAGCTTCATTTTTTAAGAGAAAGGCACCCTTCACCTAACTTTCCTATTTTGGCGCTTACTGCGACTGCAACTGAAAAAGTAAGAACCGATGTACAAGCCGCCCTGGGAATGAAATTTCCCAAAATGGTACTTTCCACTTTCTTTCGTCCCAATCTTAAATTTTCCGTGGAATATCCGAATACGGAACGTGATAAGGCAGATCGTCTTTTTGAACTTTTGGAACCTTGGAAGGATGATAAAAAATTTGCAGGACGTACAATCGTTTACTGCGCCACCCGTAAAAAAACGGACGAAGTGTTTGAATTGCTAAAAGACTTCGGGTTCACTGCGGGGAAGTACCACGCGGGACGTACGGACGGAATCCGGGAAAGAACTCAAAATGCTTACACAGGAGGAAAAGTTCCCATCCTTGTTGCGACAAACGCATTCGGAATGGGGATGGATCAACCTGACGTACGTTTGGTGGTTCATTACCAAGTTCCGGCTTCTCTCGAAGCCTACTACCAGGAAGCAGGCCGGGCAGGAAGGGATAACAAACCGGCCGACTGTGTATTGTTTTATAAAAACGCGGACGTTGCCACCCAAGCCTTTATGATCTCCAAAGAAAGCAATTTCAAAGGAGGAGATAGTTTACTCAAACATATCAAGGATTATGCCAATCAGGAAAAATGCAGACAGGTTCAACTTTGCGAATATTTCGGAGAGTCGATCGAACCTTGCGGATCCTGTGATATTTGTTCCCATTCGACAAACGGAAAAGACAGAAAGGACTTTTTGCATGCGGAAGAAATCAAACAACGCAAAAAAGAAGAGAAACGGACCTACGAATTCGACCCGAATGAAGAGGAATGGATTCTGAATTTTTTAGCGGAACATCCCGGAGTCTTCGGAAAAACCATCATAGCAAAAACGTTAGCCGGTAAAACCACGAAAGATGTACTTCGTTACCGAATGGAAAGAAACCCGTTCCACGCAAAACTAAAACATATCCCGGAAGAAGCAATCATAGCCAAATTGGAATCCTGGACGGAACAAAGGAAAATCCTGGTCGCAGGCTCCAAATACCCGAAACTCTACCTTCCCCAATTTTCTCCCGTAAAGAAAAGAATTGGGAAAGAAGGCGATTCGGAAAGCCTGGTAAAAAAAACCAAAACTCCTACTGTCAACTCACAGATATTACGTGAATTGATGAATTACCGGGACAGAAAATCCCGCCAGCTCAAATGGAAAAAGTTTATGGTCTTCCAAAACCCTGTTCTGAAACGAATTGCGGAAAGGAAACCCAGAACTCTTTCCGAACTGGAAGCGACCAAAGGAATCGGTCCGGCCAAAGTAGAAAAGTTTGGAAGCGAAATACTGGAAATCTTGGAAAAGTGGAGATGA
- a CDS encoding MBOAT family O-acyltransferase, with the protein MLFNTFVFVLFFIAVYAVFLVFGYFAKDRPWALRAQNLWLLAASYFFYGWWEWFFLTLIFTSTFIDYFAALGIQRSKSVTGKKLFLAFSVVANLGLLFTMKYFDFFTSSFVSSYNALVGIWGGNPLSFSSIMVLQNFVLPVGISFYTFQTMSYTIDVYRGQIEPEKDFFDFALFVNYFPQLVAGPIERAVDLLPQLKKPKFPTLDVLPLAAWDILLGYFMKVYVADNLAMYIDQVFLGGKGLYLANPGLITTVDGSQIFVACLGLLMQVYCDFAGYSFIALGTSRLLGVTLTVNFETPEYSRNPIEFWNRWHVTLNRWFRDYIYISLGGSRFGKFKQLRNLFIIFVVSGFWHGANWTFVTWGTMQGVYTVVYLAFFAPKKKEEETDNKITFKSFLSGTASRILIYVLVAVSGVAFRSYDGSMMLLYFQKVFCFWDWSLAPTNGVKSSWILFQEMLKITLPLFILDGITYFKKDRYWFYNYHYLIQAFIFCVVGFLILTKGIFGKEVIYFAF; encoded by the coding sequence ATGCTTTTTAATACTTTTGTATTCGTTCTATTCTTTATAGCAGTTTATGCGGTATTTCTCGTTTTCGGATACTTTGCCAAAGATCGTCCTTGGGCACTTCGTGCGCAAAATCTATGGCTACTTGCCGCATCCTATTTTTTTTACGGATGGTGGGAATGGTTTTTTCTCACTCTGATCTTTACCAGTACTTTCATCGACTACTTCGCTGCGCTTGGAATTCAACGTTCCAAATCCGTCACAGGCAAAAAACTTTTTTTAGCATTCTCCGTCGTAGCGAACCTAGGGCTTTTGTTTACGATGAAGTATTTCGACTTTTTTACTTCCAGTTTTGTATCGTCATATAATGCGTTAGTTGGTATTTGGGGAGGAAATCCTCTTTCCTTCAGTTCCATCATGGTATTGCAAAACTTTGTTCTACCAGTGGGAATCAGCTTCTATACTTTCCAAACCATGTCTTATACAATTGATGTGTATCGTGGTCAAATCGAACCCGAAAAAGATTTTTTTGATTTCGCACTTTTCGTAAATTATTTTCCCCAACTGGTGGCGGGTCCGATCGAAAGAGCCGTCGACTTACTACCTCAATTGAAAAAGCCCAAGTTTCCTACTTTGGATGTACTTCCCTTGGCAGCTTGGGATATCCTTTTGGGTTATTTTATGAAGGTCTATGTTGCGGACAATCTTGCAATGTACATCGACCAGGTATTTCTCGGCGGCAAGGGACTCTATCTTGCAAATCCGGGACTCATTACAACTGTCGACGGAAGTCAGATCTTCGTTGCTTGTCTCGGTTTACTGATGCAAGTCTATTGCGACTTTGCGGGTTATTCTTTCATTGCGCTCGGCACTTCCCGCCTACTTGGTGTTACATTGACAGTCAATTTTGAAACTCCCGAGTATTCCCGTAACCCGATCGAATTTTGGAACAGATGGCATGTAACATTGAATCGTTGGTTCCGGGATTATATTTATATTTCTCTCGGGGGAAGCCGTTTTGGAAAATTCAAACAACTTAGAAACCTGTTTATCATCTTTGTAGTCTCCGGATTTTGGCATGGAGCCAATTGGACATTTGTCACTTGGGGAACCATGCAAGGGGTTTATACCGTAGTTTATCTGGCTTTTTTCGCTCCTAAAAAGAAGGAAGAAGAAACGGATAACAAAATTACATTCAAATCCTTCCTATCCGGTACTGCGTCCCGTATATTGATTTATGTATTGGTCGCAGTCAGCGGAGTTGCATTTCGAAGTTACGACGGAAGTATGATGTTGCTTTATTTTCAAAAGGTATTTTGCTTTTGGGATTGGAGCCTTGCTCCTACCAACGGGGTGAAATCTTCCTGGATCTTATTCCAAGAGATGTTGAAAATCACTCTTCCTCTTTTTATTTTGGATGGAATTACTTATTTCAAAAAAGACAGATACTGGTTTTATAATTATCATTATCTCATACAGGCATTTATCTTCTGCGTAGTCGGATTTTTGATTCTGACCAAAGGTATTTTTGGAAAAGAGGTGATCTACTTTGCGTTCTAA
- a CDS encoding DUF1574 family protein: MRSKFIGILFALSFFAILEIVVRLTDVYYFEQPEIFFVNLKKNYVESGKADADIVVLGDSRSMALEGYSPKNDKEFSVYNHSLPAMGPKYYRFFLDKYLKAGNKKPKMVLFAASPKLYSSGYGPPLYDPSGKVVTSNESISQYIARRWREGWEKNIFQSPKKENIIRYGGKQDDADQILWEFFGHRYLHQFSISELWNQYEGVERLFIISKAIPLLYQSYRFHGGIRNLISSSHWKLSKDYLTKSKFCEDCKNVEVGLCMPPHSQREDNLIIQDQIDRHLGKYNISNRVNPQLVALARIQAKEEVKNISHNTDISSFEKPDYLVLEELIAYTKEKGIRFGFVYMPWIRERENVPEVQYKLGELRKFLKTHPEVGSFFFPDSGYPIDFFVDNIHYDCRGETRVNEEFHNLILPEVFRFLQNREKSN; encoded by the coding sequence TTGCGTTCTAAATTTATCGGAATTCTATTCGCATTATCTTTTTTCGCAATACTCGAAATCGTTGTTCGATTAACGGATGTTTATTATTTCGAACAGCCCGAGATTTTTTTCGTAAACCTGAAGAAAAACTACGTGGAATCGGGCAAAGCCGATGCCGATATCGTTGTGTTAGGTGATTCCCGTTCCATGGCTTTGGAGGGATATTCTCCTAAAAATGACAAGGAATTCTCCGTGTACAACCACAGCCTCCCCGCAATGGGACCGAAGTACTATCGATTCTTTTTGGATAAATACCTGAAAGCGGGAAACAAAAAACCGAAAATGGTTCTGTTTGCCGCTTCACCTAAACTCTATTCGTCGGGGTACGGGCCTCCTCTTTACGATCCCAGCGGAAAAGTAGTCACTTCAAACGAAAGTATATCCCAATATATAGCCAGAAGATGGAGGGAAGGTTGGGAAAAAAATATCTTCCAATCTCCTAAAAAAGAAAATATCATCCGTTACGGCGGGAAACAGGATGATGCGGATCAAATTCTATGGGAATTTTTCGGACATAGATACCTTCACCAGTTTTCCATTTCCGAACTTTGGAATCAATACGAAGGTGTGGAAAGATTATTCATCATTTCCAAGGCGATTCCTCTTCTTTACCAATCCTATCGTTTTCACGGAGGAATTCGAAACCTGATCAGTTCTTCTCATTGGAAACTTTCCAAGGACTATCTCACCAAATCAAAGTTTTGTGAGGATTGCAAAAACGTGGAAGTAGGACTTTGTATGCCTCCTCATTCCCAAAGAGAAGACAATTTGATCATCCAAGATCAAATCGACCGTCATTTGGGTAAGTATAATATTTCCAATCGTGTGAATCCCCAGCTTGTAGCCTTGGCCAGAATCCAGGCAAAAGAAGAAGTTAAAAATATTTCACATAACACGGATATTTCGAGTTTTGAAAAACCGGATTATCTGGTTTTGGAAGAACTGATTGCTTACACGAAAGAAAAAGGAATCAGGTTCGGTTTTGTATATATGCCATGGATCCGGGAAAGAGAAAATGTTCCCGAGGTTCAGTACAAATTAGGCGAGCTCCGTAAATTTTTAAAAACTCATCCGGAAGTGGGATCTTTCTTTTTTCCCGATTCGGGTTATCCTATCGATTTTTTTGTGGATAATATCCATTATGATTGCAGGGGAGAGACCAGAGTGAATGAGGAATTTCATAATTTGATTTTACCTGAAGTCTTTCGTTTTTTGCAAAATAGAGAAAAATCCAATTGA